GATCGCGGCGGGCGTTGCGCGTGTCGTGGCCGCGACGCAGGACCCGAACCCGCGCGTGGCGGGCCGCGGTCTCGCACGGCTTCGCAGAGCGGGAATCGAGACCGAAGTCGGTGTGCTCCAAGCCGAGGCGCGCGAGCTCAACGTCGGCTTCGTCTCGCGCATGACGCGCGGGCGTCCCTGGCTGCGCATGAAGATCGCCGCCAGTCTGGACGGCAAGAGCGCGCTCTTGAACGGCAGGAGCCAGTGGATCACCGGGGCGGACGCGCGGCGCGACGGGCACCGCTTCCGCGCGCGGGCGTGCGCGGTGCTCACCGGCTTCGGGACGGTGCGTGACGACGACCCGCGCCTCACCGTGCGCGACGTCGACACGTCGCGTCAGCCGCTCAAGGTTGTGGTGGACAGTCGGCTCGAGACGCCGCTCGATGCCAGGGTGCTGGAAGGTGGTGGCGTGCTCATCTTCGCCGGGCATGATGACCCTGCGCGCATTGCCGCGCTGGAGCAACACGGGGCCGAGGTGGTGGTGCTGGCGAACAGTGCCGGCAAGGTCGACCTGGAGGCCATGGTGCGCGAACTGGCACGGCGCGAACTGAACGAAGTACACATCGAAGCCGGCTTCAAGCTGAATGGTTCGCTCCTCGCCGCGGGC
The sequence above is a segment of the Betaproteobacteria bacterium genome. Coding sequences within it:
- the ribD gene encoding bifunctional diaminohydroxyphosphoribosylaminopyrimidine deaminase/5-amino-6-(5-phosphoribosylamino)uracil reductase RibD, with the protein product MRAEDYAFMGRALRLAERGLYTTSPNPRVGCVIVRDGSVVGEGWHERAGEPHAEIHAVQAAGERARGATVYVTLEPCSHHGRTPPCADALIAAGVARVVAATQDPNPRVAGRGLARLRRAGIETEVGVLQAEARELNVGFVSRMTRGRPWLRMKIAASLDGKSALLNGRSQWITGADARRDGHRFRARACAVLTGFGTVRDDDPRLTVRDVDTSRQPLKVVVDSRLETPLDARVLEGGGVLIFAGHDDPARIAALEQHGAEVVVLANSAGKVDLEAMVRELARRELNEVHIEAGFKLNGSLLAAGVVDELLLYLAPCVLGDAARGLFDLPALDDLGERRALTVRDLRQVGHDIRIIGRFAS